The following coding sequences lie in one Niabella agricola genomic window:
- a CDS encoding GNAT family N-acetyltransferase, which translates to MILQITKTTLDVIEPFRVLFLNEGAFQFVCNKCHLYGWADTYLFTADGIPVGYGAVWGSDKREDRDTIFEFYLEPPYREMASRIFREFQRVSNTIQVESQTNDRLLTAMLYETTRNIYAEAILFEEAYTSRLKIPGITFRKREATDDMGDDDSTHVLVQDGVIVASGGLMLNYNIPYADIYMQVKEAFRGRGVGALIVQELKKEAYRMGRVPAARCNIENMASKSTLLKAGFRICGFRIRGTIKK; encoded by the coding sequence ATGATACTTCAGATTACAAAAACAACACTGGATGTGATTGAGCCCTTCAGGGTGCTTTTCCTGAATGAAGGGGCCTTTCAGTTTGTGTGTAATAAATGCCATCTATATGGCTGGGCCGACACCTATCTTTTTACCGCTGACGGAATTCCTGTGGGATATGGAGCCGTATGGGGATCGGATAAACGCGAAGACCGGGATACCATTTTTGAGTTTTACCTGGAGCCTCCTTACCGGGAAATGGCCAGCCGCATTTTCAGGGAGTTTCAACGGGTCAGTAATACCATACAGGTAGAAAGTCAGACCAACGACCGGCTGCTGACCGCCATGCTATATGAAACCACGCGGAATATTTATGCAGAAGCGATCCTTTTTGAAGAAGCCTATACCTCCCGTCTGAAGATACCCGGCATTACATTCCGAAAGCGGGAGGCTACGGATGATATGGGTGATGATGACAGCACGCATGTATTGGTACAGGATGGCGTAATTGTTGCCAGTGGCGGTTTAATGCTGAACTACAATATCCCTTATGCAGATATCTATATGCAGGTAAAAGAAGCCTTCCGCGGACGGGGGGTGGGCGCATTGATCGTGCAGGAGTTAAAAAAGGAAGCCTATCGCATGGGCCGGGTGCCGGCTGCACGGTGTAACATTGAAAACATGGCCTCCAAATCCACACTGTTAAAAGCGGGGTTCCGTATTTGCGGTTTCCGTATCAGGGGCACTATTAAAAAATAG
- a CDS encoding M20/M25/M40 family metallo-hydrolase — MNNYFLLLFLLIFSTANAQISEKKLKKHVHYLAADKMKGRQTGSAEAETAATYIEAQFRKYGLTPLGTNAFRQSFEAKVKRVAVTDSIRKAANIIGFLNNDAPYTIVVGAHYDHIGYGELGNSKDSLNIGKIHNGADDNASGVAGLLELAKYYAKNGVKERFNLLFIAFGAEELGLLGSKYFVEHPTVAFNTIHWMLNMDMIGRYHPSNGVAVIGYGTSSSFPEIFKGVTSGIKFYTSRDGSGGSDQTSFYKKNIPVLFFHTGGHPDYHKTGDDADKIDFNALRVILELEIRVIDRSMNVPKMDFTPTN, encoded by the coding sequence ATGAACAACTATTTTTTGCTCCTTTTTCTGCTTATCTTTTCAACTGCAAATGCCCAGATATCTGAAAAAAAATTAAAAAAACACGTCCATTACCTGGCTGCTGATAAAATGAAAGGCCGCCAAACGGGAAGTGCGGAAGCCGAAACAGCTGCAACTTATATTGAAGCACAATTTAGAAAATATGGGCTCACTCCATTAGGTACGAATGCATTCCGCCAGTCTTTTGAAGCGAAGGTTAAAAGAGTGGCGGTAACAGATAGTATCCGGAAAGCAGCCAATATTATCGGTTTTTTAAATAACGATGCGCCCTATACCATTGTGGTGGGTGCGCATTATGACCATATCGGGTACGGTGAGCTGGGCAATAGCAAAGACTCCCTGAATATTGGAAAAATACATAACGGTGCAGACGATAATGCATCCGGTGTGGCCGGACTCCTGGAGCTTGCGAAATATTATGCAAAAAACGGGGTTAAAGAGCGTTTTAATCTTCTTTTCATTGCCTTCGGAGCGGAGGAGTTGGGGCTGCTGGGATCAAAGTATTTTGTAGAGCACCCGACCGTGGCTTTCAATACCATCCATTGGATGCTGAATATGGATATGATCGGAAGGTATCATCCTAGTAACGGGGTGGCGGTAATAGGATACGGAACCAGCTCTTCTTTCCCTGAAATTTTTAAAGGCGTTACATCCGGTATAAAGTTTTATACAAGCAGGGACGGAAGTGGTGGTTCTGACCAGACCTCCTTTTACAAAAAGAACATACCGGTTCTGTTTTTTCATACCGGAGGGCACCCGGACTATCATAAAACGGGCGATGATGCCGACAAAATAGACTTCAACGCTTTAAGAGTGATCCTGGAACTGGAGATCCGGGTTATTGACCGGTCCATGAATGTGCCAAAAATGGATTTTACTCCCACCAATTAA
- a CDS encoding phage tail protein, with protein MPQPVSRYHFTADWGGSRTGFAEISGLNIEIEPVLFREGASPEDQMRKLPGLRSYSNIILKRSILKGDNDFFEWINTKQMNQIQRRDITISLLNENHEPIVVWRVKSAFPVKYTGPVLSAGANSVAMECLELTHEGLTVVKT; from the coding sequence ATGCCACAACCTGTTTCCCGCTATCATTTTACGGCCGATTGGGGCGGATCCCGTACGGGGTTTGCCGAAATATCCGGACTGAACATTGAAATAGAGCCGGTGCTCTTCCGCGAAGGCGCCAGCCCGGAAGACCAGATGCGTAAACTGCCCGGCCTGCGCAGCTATTCCAATATTATTTTAAAAAGAAGCATTCTTAAAGGCGACAATGACTTTTTTGAATGGATCAATACTAAACAAATGAACCAGATCCAGCGAAGGGATATTACCATTTCGCTGTTGAACGAAAATCATGAACCCATTGTTGTATGGCGTGTTAAGAGCGCTTTCCCGGTAAAATATACGGGACCGGTTCTTTCGGCCGGAGCCAACAGCGTGGCTATGGAATGCCTGGAATTAACCCATGAAGGATTAACGGTGGTGAAGACATAA
- a CDS encoding bestrophin-like domain — MHDRGGAAGNNTGSGFSCFIVTVKSHQVMLDSLWVIGFYVLLLFASVAGGIWYAARYRKRSRWESSGIENSIVGIFGLIISFTFLQAGNAHRERFAYLHKEANNVDALYRYSRELPDSFRLYTKNMLQDFLKNQLAYEQSGNTDFFYNAKRQSDAYWANLAKLQKQQHSAAIDKVAEYFDQVQDTVSLFAYSNYERTPAFVIFLLVVVSVLIGFLVGFMNGVKERVHYMVPLIYFVTVSLTMLVISDLNNPRLGLIKPSYYHLQLTLEYIRNN; from the coding sequence ATGCATGACAGGGGCGGCGCTGCGGGGAACAATACCGGCTCCGGCTTTTCCTGTTTTATTGTAACGGTCAAATCGCATCAGGTTATGCTGGACTCTTTATGGGTGATCGGTTTTTATGTTTTGTTGTTATTCGCCAGCGTTGCCGGAGGCATCTGGTATGCAGCCCGCTACCGGAAAAGGTCCCGCTGGGAAAGCTCCGGCATCGAAAATTCCATAGTCGGTATCTTTGGCCTCATCATTTCCTTTACCTTTTTGCAGGCAGGAAATGCACACCGGGAGCGGTTCGCCTATCTGCATAAAGAAGCGAACAATGTAGATGCGCTTTACCGCTACAGCAGGGAGCTGCCGGATTCCTTCCGGTTGTATACAAAAAACATGCTGCAGGATTTTTTAAAGAACCAGCTGGCCTATGAACAGTCCGGCAATACTGATTTTTTTTACAACGCCAAAAGACAAAGCGATGCCTATTGGGCGAACCTTGCCAAGCTGCAAAAACAACAGCACAGTGCCGCTATTGATAAAGTGGCGGAATATTTTGACCAGGTGCAGGATACGGTTTCGCTATTTGCGTATTCCAACTATGAACGGACTCCTGCATTCGTGATATTTTTGCTGGTGGTGGTTTCCGTTCTGATCGGTTTTTTAGTTGGATTTATGAACGGTGTAAAGGAAAGGGTTCATTATATGGTGCCGCTTATCTATTTTGTAACCGTATCGCTGACGATGCTCGTAATCAGTGATCTTAACAACCCCCGGCTGGGACTGATCAAGCCCAGTTATTATCACCTGCAGTTAACATTGGAATACATCCGGAACAACTGA
- a CDS encoding Pr6Pr family membrane protein, protein MAHQIKTRWLVATITVVAWFAIILQLYLMLLYTKNPVGETLLRFFSYYTILTNVLVAVYGSMLLIKPSGRLKAFLMQPATATAIAVYITIVGLVYNLVLRRLWSPEGWQWLVDELLHVGVPLLFILYWFAGVSKSALRWKQIPGWLIYPAVYAICIFLRGSQSGFYPYPFIDVTALGYPRALWNSVVLTGGFLLVSAAFVGLGRWLTRANPSG, encoded by the coding sequence ATGGCGCATCAAATAAAAACACGCTGGTTGGTGGCTACGATAACCGTTGTTGCCTGGTTTGCCATAATCCTTCAGCTTTACCTGATGCTGCTGTATACAAAAAACCCCGTTGGGGAGACCTTGCTGCGTTTTTTTAGTTATTATACGATTCTTACCAATGTGCTTGTTGCCGTTTATGGTTCCATGCTGCTGATAAAACCTTCCGGCCGGCTGAAAGCGTTTTTGATGCAACCTGCAACCGCAACAGCGATTGCCGTGTATATAACAATTGTAGGCCTGGTATATAACCTGGTATTACGTAGGTTGTGGAGTCCGGAGGGGTGGCAATGGCTGGTGGATGAGTTGCTACATGTGGGCGTTCCCCTGCTCTTTATCCTGTATTGGTTCGCTGGGGTATCCAAATCCGCACTGCGATGGAAGCAGATCCCAGGTTGGCTGATCTATCCTGCTGTATATGCCATCTGTATCTTTTTACGGGGGTCGCAATCGGGCTTTTATCCCTATCCTTTTATTGATGTAACCGCATTGGGCTATCCGCGGGCATTGTGGAACAGTGTCGTTTTAACAGGGGGATTCCTGTTGGTTTCCGCTGCATTTGTAGGACTGGGTCGCTGGCTGACCCGCGCAAACCCCTCGGGCTAA
- a CDS encoding sugar phosphate isomerase/epimerase family protein, translating to MTYSSKTGLSTSGFLNKISIPLGVQLWSVKNDLARGIDPTLEKLAATGFRFAEAAGYDLNTRTIFGLKPAVFRQKLDAAGIQCIGAHAPVSPETIHQVLEDLSTLNIAYLICSLYPDAGRTAADYYQIAENYNHTGGIARKADVHFGYHNHHFEFTPVEGERPIDILLKNTDPALVSFELDLGWAVQAGTAPETLFETYPGRFPLWHLRDVDAGGTAVNAGAGIVNFHALQPLKKQAGFLYGIVETPSAATDGMDRVIASFNYIRREQLY from the coding sequence ATGACATATTCTTCAAAAACCGGACTTTCAACGTCCGGTTTTTTAAATAAAATATCCATCCCGCTGGGCGTTCAGCTCTGGTCGGTAAAAAACGATCTGGCCCGGGGTATTGACCCAACCCTGGAGAAACTGGCGGCAACCGGATTCCGCTTTGCAGAAGCCGCGGGTTATGATTTAAATACCCGCACTATTTTTGGATTGAAACCCGCTGTATTCCGGCAAAAGCTTGACGCAGCAGGAATACAGTGCATCGGAGCGCATGCGCCGGTTTCACCGGAAACGATCCACCAGGTACTGGAAGATCTTTCTACTTTAAACATCGCCTACCTGATCTGTTCGCTTTATCCGGATGCCGGACGTACTGCTGCCGACTATTACCAGATCGCAGAAAATTACAATCATACCGGAGGCATTGCCCGGAAAGCGGATGTTCATTTCGGCTATCATAATCATCATTTTGAATTTACTCCCGTGGAGGGCGAGCGCCCGATCGATATCCTGTTGAAAAATACCGATCCTGCACTGGTATCTTTTGAACTGGATCTTGGTTGGGCGGTACAGGCCGGCACAGCGCCGGAAACCCTTTTTGAAACCTACCCCGGGCGTTTTCCGCTCTGGCATTTGCGTGACGTGGATGCCGGGGGAACAGCCGTAAACGCCGGCGCTGGCATTGTGAACTTCCATGCATTGCAGCCGTTGAAAAAACAGGCCGGATTTTTGTACGGAATTGTGGAAACCCCTTCGGCCGCCACCGATGGCATGGACCGTGTGATTGCCAGTTTTAACTATATCCGGAGGGAACAGCTTTACTAA
- a CDS encoding helix-turn-helix domain-containing protein, which yields MKTAFFIPPLSIAEYVSGILVVEDFNSLHEFVIPLFANGCPTLVFQTAPAIKAGQTTGHLSLYGQTIQPGELKFKDPFVFIAYFFYPHALNPLFGINPREITGSDLDLMLLKQARDISLEAQLLNTTPLAKRLELIDMYILKLAGQKTKIDEKIVFATSRLRKSNGLYTLTELQKELHTTERSFQRLFESQIGIAPNLYRRICQFQFAFQQVNQKKVLKLTDIAYDSGFADQSHFIRVFKEFTGLTPNEYLAKRAPYNPEF from the coding sequence ATGAAAACCGCTTTTTTTATACCGCCTTTGTCGATCGCGGAGTATGTAAGTGGTATCCTGGTTGTCGAAGATTTCAACAGCCTTCACGAGTTTGTGATTCCCCTTTTTGCCAATGGCTGTCCGACCCTTGTTTTCCAGACAGCACCAGCCATCAAAGCCGGGCAAACAACCGGCCATCTTTCTCTTTACGGACAAACCATACAACCTGGTGAATTGAAATTTAAAGATCCCTTTGTCTTTATCGCCTATTTTTTTTACCCGCATGCGCTGAACCCGCTTTTTGGTATCAATCCCCGGGAAATTACCGGGAGCGATCTTGATCTAATGTTGTTAAAACAGGCCAGGGATATCAGCTTGGAAGCGCAACTGCTGAATACCACCCCGCTTGCCAAACGGCTGGAACTGATTGACATGTATATTTTAAAGCTGGCCGGGCAAAAAACCAAAATCGATGAAAAAATTGTTTTTGCAACCAGCCGGTTACGCAAAAGTAATGGCCTGTATACATTGACCGAACTGCAAAAAGAGCTGCACACAACGGAAAGAAGCTTCCAGCGGCTATTTGAAAGCCAAATTGGGATTGCTCCCAATCTTTACCGGCGCATCTGCCAGTTCCAGTTCGCCTTTCAGCAGGTCAACCAAAAAAAAGTGCTGAAGCTTACAGATATCGCCTACGACAGCGGGTTTGCCGATCAAAGCCATTTTATCAGAGTATTTAAAGAGTTTACCGGGCTAACCCCCAATGAATACCTGGCAAAGCGCGCGCCCTATAACCCTGAATTCTGA
- a CDS encoding dihydrofolate reductase family protein produces the protein MRKIIVTEWMSLDGITDAATMAEWFNPYHSDSRANAIRETIHNSEIMLYGRVTYQMLYPYWSAMKNNEMGVAEKLNTSKKYVVSATLTEAPWEHTTVIKEDPVKAVTELRNQEGGPVLVQGSATLVKTLVASGLVDEWKLLVQPHIMGTGAGRLFAGIHTSLDLLQVQQLEKGVLQLCYGRGRK, from the coding sequence ATGAGAAAAATAATTGTAACCGAATGGATGTCGTTGGACGGCATCACCGACGCCGCCACCATGGCCGAATGGTTCAATCCTTATCACAGCGACAGCAGGGCGAATGCCATCCGGGAAACCATCCATAACAGCGAAATCATGTTGTATGGACGTGTAACTTACCAGATGCTTTATCCTTACTGGAGCGCAATGAAGAACAATGAAATGGGCGTTGCCGAAAAGCTCAATACTTCAAAAAAGTATGTGGTTTCCGCCACCTTAACCGAAGCGCCCTGGGAGCACACCACTGTTATTAAGGAGGATCCGGTTAAGGCGGTTACCGAGCTCCGGAACCAGGAAGGAGGTCCGGTTTTGGTACAGGGCAGTGCCACACTTGTAAAAACGCTGGTGGCTTCCGGTCTTGTAGATGAATGGAAACTGCTGGTGCAGCCACATATTATGGGTACGGGAGCCGGCCGACTGTTTGCCGGCATACATACCAGCTTGGATCTGCTACAGGTGCAGCAATTGGAAAAGGGTGTGCTGCAGCTTTGTTACGGCCGGGGACGCAAATAA
- a CDS encoding Crp/Fnr family transcriptional regulator has translation MHTLLIQHIKALVPLTKAEELLIAEGFHQKNLKRRQFLVQEGDFCRYLSFVTNGCLRSYFTNDNGQEYIVQFGIEGWWLNDNESFLYNTPSQFNIEALEATTVLQIDRPGLEHLYQNIPQLERFFRILYQRSFIMLQKRVIASMSQTAEQRYREFADRYPEIVHRIPQYQLAAYLGMSAEFLSKIRHHIARKKS, from the coding sequence ATGCACACCTTATTAATTCAGCATATAAAAGCCCTGGTTCCCTTAACAAAAGCGGAAGAACTACTGATCGCTGAAGGGTTTCACCAGAAAAATCTGAAACGCAGGCAATTCCTGGTACAGGAAGGTGATTTTTGCCGCTATTTAAGCTTTGTAACCAACGGATGCCTCCGTTCTTATTTTACCAACGACAACGGCCAGGAATATATCGTTCAGTTTGGCATTGAGGGATGGTGGCTAAACGACAATGAAAGCTTTTTGTACAATACGCCTTCACAGTTCAATATCGAAGCCCTTGAAGCTACAACAGTATTACAGATCGACCGGCCGGGGCTTGAGCATCTTTACCAAAATATCCCGCAGTTGGAGCGTTTTTTCCGCATCCTTTACCAGCGCAGTTTTATTATGCTGCAAAAACGGGTAATTGCGTCAATGAGCCAAACCGCAGAGCAGCGCTACCGGGAATTTGCTGACCGGTATCCCGAGATCGTGCACCGCATTCCTCAATACCAGCTGGCCGCATACCTGGGCATGTCTGCAGAATTTCTCAGCAAGATCCGGCATCACATCGCCCGCAAGAAATCTTGA
- a CDS encoding Gfo/Idh/MocA family protein: MKRRNFISQSAKGALAFTIIPRSVLGGNGFVAPSDRINLGYIGTGKQSYGLVNAINGPKETLVLAACDVYEKKLEHFIGLAQKANEKKVATNVKGYKHYRELLERKDIDAVVIATPDHWHAQIAIDAAKAGKDIYCEKPLALTIAEGRAMVNATRKYKRVFQTGSMQRSSFNFRQAAELVANGYIGKINEINVSVGEPVKQCDLPTEPVPDGLDWDLWIGPSLYRGFNKILAPPLEAKEWAWWRGYAGFGGGLITDWGAHMFDIVQWALGMDQSGPIKFIPPKNPGAKDGLSFVYANGITVNHKNWGEGNAIQFVGDKGKIEVSRGFLRTNPEHLASLKFKTSDKRLYFSDNHYQDWVDAIKKRSKPICDVETGHRTASVCNAVNIAYELQKDLKWDPVKEAFDNPYANMMRSRSYRGEWDFTKF, from the coding sequence ATGAAAAGAAGAAACTTTATCAGTCAGAGCGCCAAGGGAGCGCTTGCATTTACCATCATTCCCCGTTCCGTTTTAGGAGGCAACGGGTTTGTTGCGCCCAGCGACCGCATAAACCTGGGATATATCGGAACCGGAAAACAGTCTTACGGACTGGTCAATGCTATTAACGGGCCTAAAGAAACACTGGTACTGGCGGCCTGTGACGTATATGAAAAAAAACTGGAGCATTTTATCGGGTTGGCCCAAAAAGCCAATGAAAAAAAAGTAGCCACCAATGTAAAAGGGTACAAACATTACCGCGAGCTCCTGGAGCGTAAAGACATTGATGCGGTTGTCATCGCCACCCCGGACCACTGGCATGCACAAATTGCCATTGATGCCGCAAAAGCGGGTAAAGATATCTACTGCGAAAAACCGCTGGCGCTTACGATTGCCGAAGGACGTGCGATGGTAAATGCCACACGTAAATACAAGCGTGTCTTTCAAACCGGCAGTATGCAACGTTCTTCGTTTAACTTCCGGCAGGCTGCAGAACTGGTAGCGAACGGCTACATCGGTAAAATCAATGAGATCAACGTTTCGGTGGGTGAGCCGGTAAAACAGTGCGACCTGCCTACAGAACCGGTTCCGGACGGACTGGATTGGGATCTTTGGATCGGCCCCTCATTATACCGGGGCTTCAATAAAATTCTGGCACCTCCGCTGGAAGCAAAGGAATGGGCCTGGTGGCGCGGCTATGCCGGTTTTGGCGGTGGCCTGATTACTGATTGGGGAGCCCATATGTTCGATATTGTGCAATGGGCGCTGGGAATGGATCAATCCGGACCCATAAAATTCATTCCCCCCAAAAACCCGGGCGCCAAGGACGGGCTTTCGTTTGTATATGCCAATGGCATAACAGTAAACCACAAGAACTGGGGAGAAGGCAACGCCATCCAGTTCGTGGGCGATAAAGGGAAGATCGAAGTAAGCAGGGGATTCCTGCGGACCAATCCGGAGCACCTGGCTTCGCTGAAATTTAAAACCAGTGACAAACGGCTCTATTTTAGCGATAATCATTATCAGGATTGGGTAGATGCGATTAAAAAGCGCTCCAAACCGATCTGCGATGTGGAAACCGGTCACCGGACCGCTTCAGTTTGTAACGCGGTGAATATTGCTTACGAGCTTCAGAAAGACCTGAAATGGGATCCTGTAAAAGAGGCTTTCGATAACCCCTATGCCAATATGATGCGTAGTCGCTCGTACCGGGGTGAATGGGATTTTACTAAATTTTAG
- a CDS encoding DoxX family protein, giving the protein MEMLNQTPGITSLVLRFTLGLVMLPHGWQKVTNFQNTLMHLQQDYRLPWLLAVGVILTEFIAPIFLVAGLASRLMALLLIVLMAGAIIMGHHWQHGFFMNWFGNQKGEGFEYHLLAIGLGLAIVLLGSGKCSVDHFMEK; this is encoded by the coding sequence ATGGAAATGCTTAATCAAACTCCGGGAATCACCTCCCTGGTACTCCGTTTTACACTGGGCCTTGTAATGCTGCCGCATGGCTGGCAAAAAGTTACGAACTTTCAAAATACGCTGATGCATCTGCAGCAAGACTACCGCCTGCCCTGGCTGCTGGCCGTTGGGGTAATTCTGACCGAATTCATCGCCCCTATTTTTCTCGTAGCGGGTTTGGCTTCCCGGCTGATGGCGCTGCTGCTGATCGTTCTGATGGCCGGAGCCATTATTATGGGGCACCACTGGCAACATGGATTCTTTATGAACTGGTTCGGCAATCAAAAAGGAGAAGGATTCGAATATCATTTATTGGCCATTGGCCTCGGCCTTGCCATTGTGCTCCTGGGTAGTGGTAAATGCTCCGTAGACCATTTTATGGAAAAGTAG
- a CDS encoding Crp/Fnr family transcriptional regulator: MPLQQQTGIKNIMEQIRKLFEQREQLSDADWDFFASKLVRRPFNKKALLLKTGQTEHYLSFIEKGAVRFYIDREDRELTFAFAFANGFVSGYDSFLTRLPSGYHIETLTETVLWRLSYDDLQDVYRQTAVGNAIGRYAGEELFLKKSRRELSLLNETAEQRYLKLFTEQPELLQKIPLKYIASYIGITPQALSRIRRRIY, from the coding sequence ATGCCGCTTCAACAACAAACGGGCATAAAGAATATAATGGAACAGATCCGGAAGCTTTTTGAACAGCGCGAGCAGCTGAGCGACGCCGACTGGGATTTTTTTGCTTCAAAACTGGTACGACGGCCATTCAATAAAAAAGCATTGTTGTTAAAGACCGGCCAAACCGAGCATTATTTGTCGTTTATCGAAAAAGGAGCGGTTCGTTTTTATATCGACCGGGAAGATCGGGAACTTACCTTTGCGTTTGCCTTTGCCAATGGATTTGTAAGCGGCTACGATTCCTTCCTTACCCGGTTGCCTTCAGGCTACCATATCGAAACGCTTACGGAAACGGTTCTTTGGCGGCTTTCCTATGACGACCTGCAGGACGTGTACCGGCAAACCGCCGTTGGCAATGCAATCGGGCGATACGCGGGAGAAGAGCTGTTCCTGAAGAAATCCCGGCGTGAGCTTTCATTACTTAATGAAACAGCGGAACAACGGTACCTGAAACTTTTTACAGAACAGCCGGAGCTCTTACAAAAAATCCCGCTGAAATACATTGCGTCGTATATTGGCATTACACCCCAGGCATTAAGCCGTATCCGCAGGCGCATTTATTAA
- a CDS encoding helix-turn-helix domain-containing protein: MGNRAIATTVLFTAAGSQLNQHILKAGTTAERISITETFLRKQLSDQRTIDHVAKQTVEMILSANGRCAVDELSGQLQINRRQLERRFATMIGLSPKQLSRNVRMQTVLRLLLNNQYDSLTRLAYEGEYYDQAHFIRDFGAFKRKRAEAVLPDETNALSHT; this comes from the coding sequence ATGGGAAACAGGGCCATTGCAACCACAGTGCTGTTTACTGCTGCCGGCAGCCAGCTAAACCAGCATATATTAAAGGCCGGAACAACTGCGGAACGTATTTCGATAACGGAAACCTTTTTACGGAAGCAGCTGTCAGATCAAAGAACGATTGACCACGTTGCCAAACAAACGGTTGAAATGATCCTGTCGGCAAATGGCCGTTGCGCTGTTGATGAACTTTCCGGGCAATTACAGATAAACCGCCGCCAATTGGAGCGGAGGTTTGCCACGATGATCGGGCTTAGTCCTAAACAACTTTCCCGGAACGTTCGTATGCAAACCGTACTGCGCCTGTTGCTGAACAACCAATATGACAGTCTTACCCGTCTTGCCTATGAAGGCGAGTATTATGACCAGGCGCATTTTATCCGGGACTTCGGGGCATTTAAACGGAAAAGAGCGGAAGCAGTCCTTCCCGATGAAACGAATGCGCTAAGCCATACCTGA
- a CDS encoding phytanoyl-CoA dioxygenase family protein gives MTMRSEIEPLSALQPELDANGFTVVAGIYTPEEITAIIEKVGQADRAAATFRRSADLFAIRRFLTEVPETRELIFNNRLKELINRLSGNGFFVVKSIYFDKPAASNWYVSYHQDLTVAVDCKASIPGFGPWTVKPEQFAVQPPSVFLERIFTVRIHLDDTDETNGALRVIPGSHRKGICRREQIDWSVETERSCCVPQGGIMIMKPLLLHSSGRTLNSRRRRVIHIEFSDMELPAGLNWAERMPVFNEKNAW, from the coding sequence ATGACCATGCGATCAGAAATAGAACCATTATCAGCGTTGCAACCGGAGCTTGACGCAAACGGGTTTACCGTTGTTGCAGGTATTTATACCCCGGAAGAAATAACCGCGATCATCGAAAAGGTCGGACAGGCGGATCGGGCTGCTGCTACTTTTAGACGGTCGGCTGACCTCTTTGCCATCCGCCGGTTCCTGACGGAGGTTCCGGAAACCCGGGAGCTGATTTTTAATAACCGGTTAAAGGAACTGATCAACCGGCTTTCAGGGAACGGCTTTTTTGTAGTAAAAAGCATCTACTTTGATAAACCCGCGGCGTCTAACTGGTATGTAAGTTACCACCAGGATCTCACTGTTGCTGTTGATTGCAAAGCGTCAATACCTGGTTTTGGTCCGTGGACAGTTAAACCGGAGCAGTTTGCGGTACAGCCGCCATCTGTTTTCCTGGAGCGTATTTTTACCGTACGGATACATCTTGATGATACTGACGAAACAAACGGTGCCTTAAGGGTAATACCAGGATCGCACCGCAAAGGCATTTGCCGGCGGGAACAGATTGACTGGTCTGTAGAAACCGAACGCTCTTGTTGTGTTCCGCAGGGTGGCATCATGATTATGAAACCACTATTGCTGCATAGCTCCGGGCGTACGTTGAACAGCCGTCGGCGGCGGGTCATTCATATTGAGTTTTCAGATATGGAACTTCCCGCCGGATTAAACTGGGCCGAGCGCATGCCGGTGTTTAACGAAAAAAACGCCTGGTAG
- a CDS encoding DoxX family protein, which yields MKPLMVLLVTFAIAAVISKLMHRPDAWALSGRIAMVVMLVFTATAHFVFTKGMSMMLPSFIPGKAALVYSTGVMEMVAAVALLIPALRLPAAWFLVLFLVLLLPANVYAALKHVDYQKASFHGNGPAYLWFRVPLQLFFIAWIYLSAIKA from the coding sequence ATGAAGCCCTTAATGGTATTACTGGTCACTTTTGCAATAGCTGCCGTTATATCCAAATTGATGCACAGGCCCGATGCGTGGGCGCTGTCTGGCCGCATCGCTATGGTCGTGATGCTGGTGTTTACGGCAACAGCACATTTCGTTTTTACAAAAGGCATGTCGATGATGCTGCCGTCGTTTATTCCCGGAAAAGCGGCGCTTGTATACAGTACCGGAGTGATGGAAATGGTAGCTGCTGTAGCCTTGCTCATTCCTGCGCTGCGGCTTCCTGCGGCCTGGTTCCTGGTGCTGTTCCTGGTGCTGTTGCTCCCGGCAAATGTATATGCGGCGTTGAAACATGTGGATTACCAGAAAGCTTCGTTTCACGGAAACGGGCCGGCCTATTTATGGTTCCGGGTACCACTGCAATTGTTTTTTATTGCCTGGATTTACCTGTCGGCAATAAAGGCATAA